A single window of Flagellimonas maritima DNA harbors:
- a CDS encoding glycosyltransferase family 39 protein → MLRRIQNLPLQWVLALVSFISIIVISYLKTSLELEDAEQAYYSQWWRWGYDDQPPLYTWLQKVINAIFGVTKFSFSFLRGIFFAATLLALYEFAEKILKDSFKAHLVVLSSLLIPVFIDFTFRRLSHTLLLCLVVLLTLNVVARLIKRRDFRDYVLLGICFGVGMLSKYNYAFFLLAVIATSFFDLTIRHVFWNKKILVSYSIAFILFLPHLYWYTTKSYFRNVQESVYIKLGIEADGTIIFTPLLESIKTLFDISAPFALVFILLFLSKIVQWRKEERSSWLFKLMIVQLLLLVLCFILINIQDVQTRWLLPLVLPYIVVFMKSIDINKKNIKKTGIVLFLLIIMFQVLRTPVERFLGIFSAVHFDYGQLSKKLNTDYSDAVWILPNVTYGGQIKLLNPDKELFTLDDFSIPDSRKIDKNHVVVSNLKNVFENIQPKDSILNYGPDKENIYIFQKN, encoded by the coding sequence GTGCTAAGAAGGATACAAAACTTACCATTACAATGGGTTTTGGCACTTGTTTCCTTTATTTCCATAATTGTAATCAGCTACCTTAAAACATCTTTGGAATTGGAGGATGCTGAACAAGCTTATTATTCACAGTGGTGGAGATGGGGCTACGATGATCAACCTCCTTTATATACTTGGTTGCAAAAAGTGATAAACGCTATCTTTGGTGTCACAAAATTTTCTTTTTCTTTTTTAAGGGGTATTTTTTTCGCAGCTACACTTTTGGCTCTTTATGAATTTGCAGAAAAAATATTGAAAGATAGCTTCAAGGCCCATTTGGTTGTTTTAAGTTCTTTATTGATTCCTGTCTTCATTGATTTTACTTTTAGGAGGCTGTCCCATACACTGCTGCTTTGCTTGGTAGTATTGCTTACTCTCAATGTTGTTGCTAGACTAATTAAAAGAAGAGATTTTAGGGATTATGTTTTGTTGGGAATTTGTTTTGGTGTAGGAATGCTTTCTAAATATAATTATGCATTTTTCCTGTTGGCAGTTATTGCCACATCATTTTTTGATTTGACTATCAGACATGTTTTTTGGAACAAAAAAATCCTGGTTTCATATAGTATTGCCTTCATACTTTTTCTGCCTCACCTGTATTGGTATACCACCAAAAGTTATTTTCGCAATGTGCAAGAAAGCGTGTATATAAAGTTGGGTATAGAAGCAGACGGAACAATCATTTTTACACCTTTACTTGAAAGTATTAAAACCCTTTTTGATATTAGCGCCCCTTTTGCCTTAGTGTTTATTTTACTGTTCTTATCTAAAATAGTGCAATGGCGAAAAGAAGAACGTTCAAGTTGGCTTTTTAAACTAATGATTGTACAGCTTTTGTTGTTGGTTCTATGTTTTATACTCATAAACATTCAAGATGTCCAAACACGCTGGCTACTTCCATTGGTATTGCCCTACATAGTGGTTTTTATGAAGAGCATTGACATCAATAAAAAAAATATCAAAAAAACAGGAATTGTTTTGTTTTTACTGATTATCATGTTCCAAGTACTACGTACTCCGGTTGAACGCTTCCTTGGGATATTTTCAGCTGTTCATTTTGATTATGGACAGCTATCCAAAAAACTAAATACAGACTATAGTGACGCAGTATGGATTTTGCCCAATGTAACCTATGGTGGCCAAATTAAATTGTTAAATCCAGATAAAGAGCTTTTTACGTTAGATGATTTCTCAATTCCAGATAGCAGAAAGATAGATAAGAATCATGTTGTCGTATCAAATCTGAAAAATGTTTTTGAAAACATACAGCCCAAAGACAGTATTTTAAATTATGGCCCTGATAAAGAAAATATATATATTTTTCAAAAAAATTGA
- the bshC gene encoding bacillithiol biosynthesis cysteine-adding enzyme BshC, producing MEVDCIPFRETGYFSKLICDYLDQKKELIPFFNRFPNLDNFKDQLKEKAANYPVANRKILVNALNGQYVGFQVSDATAEKITLLEQKKTFTVVTGHQLNLFTGPLYFLYKIISTINLSEQLKSEYPEHDFVPIYWMATEDHDFDEINYFNFNGQKVQWNKDASGAVGSLSTEGLDSVMDTFASKIGNTDNANRLKSMFKSAYVEHSNLSDATRYLANELFGKYGLVIVDGDDAVLKQLLVPFAKKDIIGHEPFHKVSESIDALSTISSDYTIQVNPREINYFYLLNGIRERIVKKDDNFYVNNTEIEFSQSELLQELESYPERFSPNVIARPLYQEVILPNLCYIGGGGELAYWLELKSYFDSMDITFPMLLLRNSALLITEKELKKIEKLDLKVADLFLKQNSFINKKIREISNIDIDFSPQKKHLEEQFRNLYQLAEQTDKTFIGAVKAQEVKQKKGLDALEKRLLKAQKRKLKDHVVRMTDIQNELFPNKSLQERQLNFSTLYLEFGEQLIPNLIEHLQPLAHEFLIVKMS from the coding sequence ATGGAAGTAGATTGTATCCCTTTTAGAGAAACTGGTTATTTTTCCAAACTCATCTGTGATTATCTTGACCAAAAAAAGGAGCTAATCCCTTTTTTTAATAGGTTTCCCAACCTTGATAATTTCAAAGATCAATTAAAGGAAAAGGCTGCAAACTATCCAGTGGCCAATAGAAAAATTTTGGTAAATGCCTTGAACGGGCAATATGTGGGTTTCCAAGTTTCCGATGCTACAGCAGAGAAAATTACTTTACTGGAGCAAAAAAAAACATTTACGGTGGTTACGGGGCATCAGCTAAATCTATTTACGGGCCCGCTATATTTTTTGTACAAGATTATTTCCACGATAAATCTATCGGAACAGCTGAAAAGCGAATATCCAGAACATGATTTTGTACCCATATATTGGATGGCCACCGAAGATCATGATTTTGACGAAATCAACTATTTTAATTTTAATGGACAAAAGGTTCAATGGAACAAGGATGCTTCCGGGGCAGTAGGTTCTCTAAGTACTGAAGGACTCGACTCGGTAATGGATACTTTTGCTTCTAAAATAGGAAATACCGACAATGCGAATAGACTAAAATCCATGTTTAAGAGTGCATACGTAGAGCATTCAAACCTTTCAGATGCTACACGTTACCTAGCTAACGAGCTTTTTGGGAAATATGGATTGGTCATTGTTGATGGCGATGATGCCGTACTAAAGCAATTATTGGTTCCTTTCGCCAAAAAAGATATTATTGGCCATGAACCTTTTCATAAAGTTTCTGAAAGTATAGATGCCCTGTCCACTATTTCTTCGGATTATACCATTCAAGTAAACCCCAGGGAAATCAATTATTTTTATCTTTTGAACGGGATTCGAGAGCGCATCGTAAAAAAGGATGACAATTTCTATGTAAACAATACCGAAATCGAGTTTTCTCAAAGTGAATTGCTTCAAGAGCTTGAAAGTTATCCCGAAAGATTTTCACCAAATGTTATTGCACGGCCATTGTACCAAGAGGTAATCCTCCCAAATCTATGCTACATTGGTGGGGGAGGGGAGTTGGCCTATTGGTTGGAGCTGAAATCCTATTTCGATTCTATGGATATTACTTTTCCAATGCTCTTGCTTAGAAATTCAGCTTTACTGATTACGGAAAAGGAGTTAAAAAAAATTGAAAAACTGGATTTAAAGGTTGCCGACCTTTTTTTGAAACAGAACAGTTTCATCAATAAAAAGATTCGGGAAATTTCGAATATCGATATTGACTTTTCACCACAAAAAAAGCATTTGGAAGAACAGTTCCGGAATCTTTACCAGCTTGCGGAACAAACTGATAAAACGTTTATTGGTGCTGTAAAGGCCCAAGAAGTGAAGCAAAAAAAAGGATTGGATGCCTTGGAAAAACGATTGCTCAAAGCGCAAAAGCGAAAATTAAAGGACCATGTCGTGCGAATGACCGATATCCAAAACGAGCTTTTTCCAAACAAATCATTGCAAGAACGCCAACTTAATTTTTCAACGCTGTATTTGGAGTTTGGAGAACAACTTATTCCAAATTTAATTGAGCATTTACAACCTCTGGCTCATGAATTTCTCATAGTAAAAATGTCTTAG
- a CDS encoding lipocalin-like domain-containing protein, translating into MTNSLKIVLALVVILTGCNKRIETSNLLLGSWSIEEIQWISNDTTVQRKPEQKGLLLITPERYSLSWTPIEKHRKPFQSLSNPTDNEVLEGFKTIVFNMGSYNVSNSEFVTKSHLSKVLGFEGGMQYFKFEVTDNKMVLILFDETYPNGEKPDWYGKWETKFSLARL; encoded by the coding sequence ATGACCAACAGTTTAAAAATCGTACTTGCTTTAGTCGTAATCTTGACGGGATGTAATAAAAGAATAGAAACATCCAATCTGTTGTTGGGATCATGGTCAATAGAAGAAATTCAATGGATTTCCAATGATACCACGGTACAGAGAAAACCAGAGCAAAAAGGCCTTTTATTGATAACACCTGAACGATACAGTCTCAGTTGGACTCCCATAGAAAAACACCGAAAACCTTTTCAAAGCTTAAGTAATCCTACAGATAATGAGGTGTTGGAAGGGTTTAAGACCATAGTATTCAACATGGGAAGTTATAACGTCTCAAATTCCGAGTTTGTTACTAAATCACATCTATCAAAAGTTCTAGGGTTTGAAGGCGGGATGCAATACTTTAAGTTTGAGGTGACAGATAATAAAATGGTGTTGATTTTATTTGATGAGACCTATCCGAACGGAGAAAAGCCGGATTGGTATGGAAAATGGGAAACAAAATTCAGTCTCGCCAGATTATAG
- a CDS encoding helix-turn-helix domain-containing protein yields the protein MAWHIVLFLFFAVFGIGIGLLFFLKERGNRFANALLGIYTLLFSYELLYNCLKWSGNLIEPRFVHLAITHFPLWVIYGPLVYLFIRAVLKQITFKISDLFFLVAPFLIVILNIPFYLLKASNKVEVLLTGTLNDYSWMPNGTIWVIIVIMFFYAFLTYHHFGPHRNIGFREYKWLKWFLGSYLGFTVLFSSYIFLTRFGLMNPAYDYLVDIAIVFFIAVLSFFGFVQPEVFEGKSIKDMIPFVKYKKTGLSDTLSIEMKDKLSEIMNRNKPYLESTLRLDDLSRQLNLSRNHTSQIINQHFNLSFFDFVNKYRVEEAKKLLAQNPENFTITQIAYDAGFNNRASFYKAFKKFENQSPTQYLQPSKAS from the coding sequence ATGGCCTGGCATATTGTACTTTTTCTTTTTTTTGCAGTTTTTGGCATAGGAATAGGTTTGCTTTTTTTTCTTAAAGAAAGGGGAAATCGGTTTGCGAACGCACTACTGGGAATTTATACTTTGCTTTTCTCTTATGAGCTTTTGTACAATTGCTTAAAATGGTCGGGGAATCTTATTGAACCCCGGTTCGTTCATCTTGCTATTACCCATTTTCCCCTTTGGGTGATATATGGCCCGTTGGTCTATCTTTTTATAAGGGCCGTATTAAAACAAATCACGTTTAAGATAAGTGACCTGTTCTTTCTAGTTGCCCCGTTTCTTATTGTAATACTTAATATTCCATTTTATCTCTTAAAAGCATCAAATAAAGTTGAAGTACTGCTTACAGGAACTCTGAACGACTATTCTTGGATGCCCAATGGTACTATTTGGGTCATAATAGTAATTATGTTTTTTTATGCATTCTTGACCTATCACCATTTTGGACCCCACAGAAATATTGGCTTTAGGGAGTATAAATGGTTGAAGTGGTTTTTAGGTTCCTACCTTGGGTTTACCGTATTATTTTCTTCCTACATCTTTCTCACAAGATTTGGCCTTATGAATCCTGCATACGATTATTTAGTGGACATTGCCATTGTGTTTTTCATCGCAGTTCTGAGTTTCTTCGGTTTTGTACAACCAGAGGTTTTTGAAGGAAAATCGATTAAGGACATGATTCCTTTTGTAAAATACAAGAAAACTGGCCTGTCCGACACCTTATCAATAGAGATGAAAGATAAGCTTTCTGAAATAATGAACCGCAATAAACCCTATCTTGAAAGTACCCTGAGGCTAGATGACCTATCCCGTCAATTGAACCTGTCCAGAAACCATACTTCCCAAATTATAAACCAGCACTTTAATCTATCATTTTTCGATTTTGTCAATAAATACAGAGTGGAGGAGGCCAAAAAGCTACTCGCACAAAACCCGGAAAATTTTACGATTACCCAAATCGCCTATGATGCAGGGTTCAATAATCGTGCTTCATTTTATAAAGCCTTTAAAAAATTTGAAAACCAAAGTCCCACACAATACCTACAGCCCTCCAAAGCATCTTAA
- a CDS encoding carboxypeptidase-like regulatory domain-containing protein, producing the protein MELFAFQQQETAEKFTQYKGEVVDEASKKPLVFASLAVEGTNISTITNTEGSFILKVPNNITDGTVVVSFLGYKSKDIELSELKPNKNKISLQVSLTELSEVNINVPKDAGALVRETLATKGDNYFEDPTLMTAFYRETIKKRRKNVSLSEAVVNIYKTPYHSQRRDAVELYKARKSTDYSKLDTVALKLQGGPFNTLYVDIMKYPEYIFAEEYLSDYKFSFSRSTRINDKLIYVVKFEQLESITEPLYAGELFIDVENKTLTSAIYSLNITDKNKAAALFVRRKPANVDVWPTEVAYRVDYREKGGKWYYGYSNVLMEFKVDWSNKLFNSVYSMTAEMAVTDWEKNLDGKFPKSRERLKKSIILSDEAVGFSDPDFWGEYNIIEPEKSIESAIKKIQRQLKRSKSNGSSASKP; encoded by the coding sequence ATGGAGTTGTTTGCATTTCAGCAACAGGAAACAGCTGAAAAATTCACACAGTATAAAGGGGAAGTTGTCGATGAAGCATCTAAAAAGCCATTGGTATTTGCATCACTGGCCGTAGAGGGTACAAATATTAGTACCATCACCAATACAGAAGGTAGCTTTATTTTAAAAGTCCCAAATAATATTACAGATGGTACGGTCGTTGTCTCTTTCTTAGGATATAAGAGCAAAGACATCGAGCTTTCAGAATTAAAGCCCAATAAAAATAAAATTTCGCTTCAAGTTTCTCTCACCGAATTATCTGAAGTAAATATAAACGTACCTAAAGATGCTGGAGCCCTAGTAAGGGAAACCCTTGCAACCAAAGGCGACAATTATTTTGAGGACCCTACACTGATGACAGCATTTTATCGTGAAACCATAAAGAAGAGAAGAAAAAATGTATCGCTATCAGAAGCTGTGGTAAATATCTACAAAACACCATACCATTCGCAACGTAGAGATGCAGTTGAACTTTATAAAGCCAGAAAAAGTACGGATTACAGTAAACTGGACACTGTGGCCCTCAAATTACAGGGAGGTCCGTTCAATACTTTATATGTAGATATCATGAAGTATCCTGAATATATCTTCGCCGAAGAATACCTTTCAGACTATAAGTTCAGTTTCAGCCGCTCCACCAGGATAAACGATAAATTAATTTATGTTGTAAAATTTGAGCAATTGGAATCCATAACAGAGCCTTTGTACGCCGGTGAGCTATTTATAGACGTAGAGAATAAGACATTGACAAGTGCCATATATTCCCTTAATATAACGGACAAGAACAAGGCCGCTGCACTTTTTGTGCGCAGAAAACCTGCAAATGTAGACGTATGGCCAACCGAAGTAGCATACCGTGTTGATTATAGGGAAAAAGGAGGGAAATGGTATTACGGATACAGCAATGTATTGATGGAATTCAAGGTAGATTGGAGCAATAAATTGTTTAACTCGGTGTATAGTATGACTGCGGAAATGGCCGTTACCGACTGGGAGAAGAATTTGGATGGCAAGTTTCCAAAAAGCAGGGAAAGATTAAAAAAATCCATTATTTTAAGTGATGAGGCCGTAGGCTTTTCAGACCCTGATTTTTGGGGTGAATATAACATCATCGAACCGGAAAAATCAATAGAATCAGCCATAAAAAAGATACAGCGTCAGTTGAAAAGATCAAAATCCAACGGTAGTAGTGCATCTAAACCATAA
- a CDS encoding M14 family metallopeptidase gives MTRILLSLFVFTTYSISAQQLKSPSEFLGYELGTEFTRHHEVVDYYQYLAKEASDRVQLTVYGKTNERRPLLLAYVSSASNISNLENIRKEHLKDTEGAGNASKAIVWLSYNVHGNESVSTEASMQTIYDLLTSKSSYLENTVVIIDPCINPDGRDRYSNWYNQYKNSPHQVDPNSKEHHEGWWTGRSNHYMFDLNRDWAWLTQIESQQRIKVYNQWLPHVHVDFHEQGVDNPYYFAPAAEPYHEVITDFQRDFQVTLGKNHAKYFDKNGWFYFTKEIFDLFYPSYGDTYPTYNGAIGMTYEQGGSGRAGLGVITKIGDTLTLKDRIAHHYTTGMSTIEVSSKNADRLNDEFRKFYQNRNFKYKSYVVDGNLDHMLSILKLLDKHNIEYNKASSGTIKGYNYNTNTNETIKTDINSVVVSTDQPKGTLVKVLFEPNAKLSDSLTYDITAWSLPYAYGLNAIASQTQVPVDGKENNRLFFYAGKPSKESFDNNDNYAYITDWDSMKDARFLAALLKEGIRVRKADHPFAIEGKSFERGSLIIMKADNQNKTDFIETLQKASKKFNKKITGSKTGFVDTGKDFGSSYVKMITKPKIAVLSGKPTSTLRFGEIWHFFEQQLEYPLSVIDSDYMDKIDLNDYHIFVLPDGRYGKVFNEKQLKKLKGWVKNGGKLVAFGGAIDAIDGENGFGIKKKEVVKDSVKNIPKPHMNTQRERIKEAITGAIFKTKVDNTHPLAYGYGTDYFTLKLGSSSYDYLKNGNVVYLEKNIEPVSGFAGSEAQKKVGNSLIFGVELHGKGKVIYMVDNPLFRGFWENGKLFFANALFMVD, from the coding sequence ATGACCAGAATTTTACTCTCTTTATTTGTATTTACTACATATTCAATATCCGCGCAACAATTAAAATCACCTTCAGAGTTTTTGGGCTATGAACTTGGTACTGAATTTACCAGACATCATGAAGTCGTGGATTATTATCAATATTTGGCCAAGGAAGCATCTGATAGGGTTCAATTAACGGTCTACGGTAAAACCAATGAGCGTAGACCTCTTTTGTTGGCTTATGTATCATCTGCGAGCAATATCTCCAATCTGGAAAATATCAGAAAAGAACATTTAAAGGATACGGAGGGAGCGGGAAACGCATCAAAAGCAATTGTATGGCTAAGCTATAATGTTCATGGCAATGAAAGTGTGAGCACGGAAGCTTCCATGCAGACCATTTACGATTTATTGACGTCCAAAAGTTCTTATTTGGAAAATACGGTCGTCATTATAGATCCTTGTATAAATCCTGACGGTCGCGATCGTTATAGCAACTGGTACAATCAATATAAGAATTCGCCCCATCAAGTAGATCCCAACAGCAAAGAGCATCATGAGGGTTGGTGGACAGGACGAAGCAATCATTATATGTTCGATTTAAATAGGGATTGGGCATGGTTGACCCAGATTGAAAGCCAACAGCGCATAAAAGTGTATAATCAATGGCTGCCTCATGTGCACGTAGATTTTCATGAACAAGGTGTAGACAATCCATATTATTTTGCTCCTGCAGCGGAGCCTTATCATGAAGTCATCACAGACTTTCAACGTGATTTTCAAGTGACTTTGGGTAAGAACCACGCAAAATATTTTGATAAGAATGGCTGGTTTTATTTCACAAAGGAAATTTTTGATTTGTTTTACCCAAGTTATGGGGATACCTACCCTACCTATAACGGTGCTATTGGAATGACCTACGAACAAGGAGGAAGTGGTCGGGCCGGTCTGGGAGTGATTACAAAAATTGGCGACACCTTGACCTTAAAGGATAGAATAGCCCATCATTATACTACTGGAATGTCAACCATAGAAGTTTCATCCAAAAATGCAGATAGGTTAAATGATGAGTTTAGAAAATTTTATCAGAATCGAAATTTTAAATATAAGAGCTACGTTGTTGACGGCAACCTCGACCACATGCTCTCCATACTTAAACTTCTTGATAAACACAATATAGAATACAATAAAGCTTCAAGTGGTACTATCAAAGGTTATAATTATAATACAAATACTAATGAAACTATTAAAACCGATATAAACAGTGTTGTAGTCTCTACGGATCAACCAAAAGGTACCTTGGTCAAGGTACTCTTTGAGCCCAATGCGAAATTAAGCGATTCGCTTACCTATGATATTACTGCGTGGTCCTTACCTTATGCTTATGGGTTAAATGCTATTGCTTCCCAAACACAAGTTCCAGTAGATGGTAAAGAAAATAACAGATTATTTTTTTACGCTGGAAAACCATCAAAAGAATCATTTGATAACAATGATAACTACGCCTACATAACAGATTGGGACAGCATGAAAGATGCCCGGTTTTTAGCAGCATTGTTAAAGGAAGGTATACGGGTTAGGAAAGCTGACCATCCTTTTGCCATTGAGGGAAAGTCTTTTGAAAGAGGAAGCCTAATCATCATGAAGGCAGACAATCAGAATAAAACCGATTTTATTGAAACTTTACAAAAAGCCTCCAAAAAATTCAATAAAAAAATTACCGGTTCAAAAACAGGTTTTGTGGATACAGGAAAGGATTTTGGTTCTTCCTATGTCAAAATGATTACTAAACCTAAAATCGCAGTACTATCGGGAAAACCAACCTCAACCTTACGTTTTGGTGAAATATGGCACTTTTTTGAACAGCAACTGGAATATCCCCTTTCTGTAATCGATAGTGACTATATGGATAAAATAGATTTGAACGATTATCATATTTTTGTATTACCAGATGGGCGTTATGGTAAAGTTTTCAATGAAAAACAATTAAAAAAACTAAAGGGCTGGGTTAAAAATGGAGGCAAACTTGTCGCCTTTGGTGGGGCCATTGATGCAATAGATGGTGAAAATGGATTTGGCATCAAGAAAAAAGAGGTCGTTAAAGATTCTGTCAAAAATATTCCAAAACCGCACATGAATACGCAACGAGAACGAATTAAAGAAGCCATTACGGGAGCTATTTTTAAAACTAAAGTAGATAATACCCATCCTTTGGCCTATGGATACGGAACGGATTATTTTACGCTAAAATTAGGAAGTTCAAGCTACGATTACCTTAAAAACGGTAATGTTGTTTACCTTGAGAAAAATATTGAGCCTGTTTCTGGTTTTGCTGGAAGCGAGGCTCAAAAGAAGGTGGGCAACTCCCTTATTTTTGGCGTTGAGTTGCATGGTAAAGGCAAAGTTATCTATATGGTCGACAATCCATTGTTCAGGGGATTTTGGGAAAACGGCAAATTATTTTTCGCCAATGCGCTTTTTATGGTAGACTAG
- a CDS encoding glycosyl hydrolase family 95 catalytic domain-containing protein, translating into MKNSICAFLALLLSILNLSGQKDGWKITSEKVEKYTGIVTANGRIGILPEDKPFKTKSIILNNVYDKESPLGVSKILLGINFANLDVEIDGEEINGNNISGWSQTLDMKTAGFTTNFTFKDKARVSYTIYTLRNVQYSGYIDVVIEPLKDITIKTTGVITTPDEYHSPNSTFRILQDLETTMPVLQTVAESRMGKHVVATSATFIWHAINSTREHQRPELKHEQVSAYDNRLSFKKTLKKGEKFEFAWTGAVCTTQDFDDPQTESERFVIFNLLTPSTDLLGQHKKLWEELWEGDIIIEGNVQDQLDVRLALYHLYAFSRGDSDLSIAPMGLSSQNYNGHIFWDTELWMFPPLLMLNQDIARSLMNYRSDRLDKAKEKAINFGYKGAMFPWESDDTGEEATPAWALTGTFEHHITADVAIAFWNYYRVSKDKDWLKSKGYPLMKEVADYWVSRSTKNDDGSYSIKNVVGANEFAPNVNDNAFTNGSAITALQYATEAAKEVGEIANPKWNKVASKIRILKFPDGTTREHASYDGEIIKQADVNLLTYPLNIVNDEATVVKDLKYYEPKLSPEGPAMGQSVFAVIYARLGDAKEAYRLFRRSYEPNKRPPFGALAEAATSDNPYFATGAGGMLQVVLFGFGGLDITEEGIVQKNPILPKEWKSLTLKGIGPKRKTYTIK; encoded by the coding sequence ATGAAAAATAGTATTTGTGCGTTTCTTGCACTCCTTTTGAGCATATTAAACCTATCCGGTCAAAAAGATGGTTGGAAAATTACCTCAGAAAAAGTAGAGAAATATACGGGAATCGTAACTGCAAACGGCAGAATAGGAATTTTACCTGAGGACAAACCCTTTAAAACCAAATCGATAATCCTCAACAATGTTTACGATAAGGAATCACCTTTGGGCGTAAGCAAAATATTGTTGGGAATAAATTTCGCAAATCTAGATGTTGAAATCGATGGTGAGGAAATCAATGGGAACAATATTTCGGGTTGGAGCCAGACCTTAGATATGAAAACCGCCGGTTTTACGACCAACTTCACTTTTAAGGACAAAGCAAGAGTTTCATACACCATATATACACTACGGAATGTTCAATATTCAGGTTATATCGATGTTGTAATAGAGCCGCTAAAGGATATTACCATCAAAACAACGGGTGTTATCACTACACCGGATGAATATCACAGTCCAAATAGTACATTTAGAATTTTGCAAGATTTGGAAACTACTATGCCAGTGCTTCAAACCGTGGCAGAAAGCAGAATGGGAAAACATGTGGTTGCTACCTCCGCTACTTTTATCTGGCATGCCATCAACTCGACCAGAGAGCACCAAAGACCAGAACTTAAGCACGAGCAGGTTTCGGCTTATGACAATAGACTTTCCTTTAAAAAAACTTTAAAAAAGGGAGAAAAATTTGAGTTTGCATGGACAGGAGCGGTATGTACGACCCAAGATTTCGATGATCCACAAACTGAATCTGAACGATTTGTGATTTTCAATCTGTTGACACCCAGCACAGATTTATTGGGTCAACATAAAAAACTGTGGGAGGAACTTTGGGAAGGCGACATTATTATTGAAGGAAATGTACAAGACCAGTTGGATGTTCGCCTTGCTCTATATCATTTGTATGCTTTTTCAAGAGGAGATTCAGATTTGAGCATAGCCCCCATGGGATTGTCTTCGCAAAACTATAACGGACATATTTTTTGGGATACGGAACTTTGGATGTTCCCTCCCTTGCTTATGCTCAACCAAGATATAGCTCGCTCTTTGATGAATTACCGTTCAGACAGATTGGATAAAGCCAAAGAAAAAGCCATCAATTTTGGATATAAAGGAGCTATGTTCCCTTGGGAAAGTGACGATACCGGTGAAGAAGCTACACCAGCCTGGGCGCTTACAGGTACATTTGAACATCATATCACCGCAGATGTGGCGATTGCCTTTTGGAACTATTACCGAGTATCTAAAGATAAAGATTGGTTGAAGTCCAAGGGATATCCACTAATGAAAGAAGTTGCCGATTATTGGGTAAGCCGTTCCACGAAAAATGATGATGGCAGCTATAGCATCAAAAACGTAGTAGGCGCAAATGAATTTGCCCCAAACGTAAATGATAATGCCTTTACCAATGGTTCTGCAATCACTGCCCTGCAGTATGCAACCGAGGCCGCAAAAGAAGTTGGGGAAATTGCTAACCCAAAATGGAACAAAGTTGCCTCAAAAATCAGAATATTGAAATTTCCGGATGGCACCACAAGAGAACATGCTAGCTATGATGGAGAGATTATAAAACAAGCAGATGTGAACCTGCTTACCTATCCATTGAATATTGTAAATGATGAGGCTACGGTGGTAAAAGATTTAAAGTACTACGAACCTAAATTATCTCCTGAGGGGCCTGCTATGGGTCAATCCGTTTTTGCAGTAATCTATGCCAGATTAGGTGATGCCAAAGAGGCGTATCGTCTCTTTCGTAGAAGTTATGAACCGAATAAACGCCCACCTTTTGGAGCTTTGGCCGAAGCAGCAACAAGTGACAACCCTTATTTTGCAACAGGTGCAGGGGGAATGTTACAAGTTGTGTTATTTGGATTTGGAGGGCTGGACATTACGGAAGAAGGTATCGTTCAAAAAAATCCTATCCTGCCCAAAGAATGGAAGTCCTTAACATTGAAAGGTATAGGGCCAAAACGGAAAACATATACAATCAAATAA